The genomic segment GCAAGGCATTTTGGGCAACTTCGGTTGCCCTTTTTTTTGCCTGCAGAAATCTGACTGCCAACACAAATCCCACAGTGGTTCTACGGTGTTTGGATGAAGGCAGGCAATAAAAAAGGCGCGACTCTTGCGAGGCGCGCCTTTTTCGTTGCAGCGACGTATCAGCTAAGCGCTTTCGACGCCAGCCAGAACAAGCCGGCCGACAGGCCCACCGTAGCCGGCAGGGTCAGGACCCAGGCCAGCAGGATGGTTTTCACCGTGCCGCCTTGCAGGCCGCTTTTGTTGGCGACCATGGTCCCGGCCACGCCCGAGGACAGGACGTGGGTGGTGGACACCGGCAGGCTGAAGATGTTGGCCAGGCCGATCATGCACGCAGTAGTGATCTGCGCCGACATGCCCTGTGCGTAGGTCATGCCTTGCTTGCCGATCTTCTCGCCGATGGTCAGCACCACGCGTTTCCAGCCGACCATGGTGCCAAGGCCCAGGGCCAGGGCGACCGCCAGAATTACCCAGAACGGGGCGTATTCGGTGGTGGTGGTCAGGTCTTTGCGCAGCTTGTCCAGGTCAGCCTTTTCACGGGCGTCGAGGCCAGGCAGCTTGCCGACTTTTCTCGCGGTGTCATCCAGGCAGAGCAGGTAGCGACGCACTTCGATGCGGCTGTCGGACGTCAGCGAGTGATAGTCCGCAACACCTTTAAGGGTGCCGAGCAGGGCGGTGATGGTCGGTTCGGTCTGTTGCGGATTGCAACGGAATTTCTCCGGCAGATCGCCTTCCACGCTTTTGCCCAGCGCCAGGTATTCACCCAGGGTGTCGGCGTTGCGCTTGTAGAACTGGCTCAAGTGCAGGGTCGCATCACGGGTGCGTTCGATCTGGTAAGTGGTGCTGCTCAGGTCGAGAACGAACTGTGCCGGCACGATGCCGATCAACACCAGCATGATCAGGCCGATGCCTTTCTGGCCATCGTTGGAACCGTGGACGAAGCTCACGGCCATGGCCGAAATCACCAGTACCAGGCGATTCCAGAACGGCGGGTGCTTCTTGTCATCGAGCTTGCGGCGCTGGTCCGGTGTCTTGTGCATCTTGGACAGCGGACGCCACCATTTAAGGCCGACCAACACCAGCGCGGCAACAATGAAGCCTGCCATCGGCGAGAACACCAGGGAGGCGCCGATATCGATCGCCTTCTGCCAGTTCACGCCATCGGCCAACGGAATGTCGTTGATCAAGGCGTTGGCCAGGCCCACGCCGAGGATCGAGCCGATCAGCGTATGGGAGCTGGAGGCGGGGATACCGAAGTACCAGGTGCCGAGGTTCCAGGTGATGGCGGCGGCGAGCAACGAGAACACCATGGCCAGTCCGTGTCCGGTGTTCACATTGATCAGCAGCTCTACCGGCAGCAGGTGGACGATGGCATACGCCACGCCCACACCGCCCAGCAGCACGCCGAGAAAGTTGAACACACCGGAAAAGAACACCGCCAGATGAGGCGGCATGGCTTTGGTGTAGATAACAGTGGCCACCGCGTTTGCAGTGTCATGAAAGCCGTTGATGAACTCGAAGGCGAGGACAAAGGCCAGGGCGAGCAAGAGGCTCACAAGCACCCAAGCATCCAGTCCGCTGAATAAATCGATCATGAAGGTTTTCTGACCCGGTCATAAGGGGGCGCGATTATGCCAGAAAAGACTGCCGATCAATGCACTAGCTGCTCATCGGTAACATTCTTCAACGAATTAATTTGCCACGAGCCCCTAAGCCCCAGGCTTTTACTGGGTTTTGCAACCAATTGAATTTAAAAGAAAAATACTGAGGCGCAAGCGATTGTGTCGAGGTTGTGAACACCTCAAACGCTTGTGTGAAATATCTGAGAAGCGAGTCAGACATGCGCCATTTGCCTCATTCGGTGGCTGAGGTGGCTGCTGCCCGCTCATAGCGGGCGCGAAAGGCATGGTCGATGCACCGCGCTTTTAACGGATGCAGACGTAGACCCTTGAAGGATTCAGGCCGCGGCGGTCAAGGCTCTTCGGCTTTGAGTTCCTTTTCCATCTTCTGCAGTTCCTGGGTGAAGGCCTGGTCCTGAACGGTGGCGCGTTTACGCCAGGGCTTGCGTTCCGGTTCGGGCTGAGCGGCGTAGGTGGTGACTTCCCCGCCGTAAACTTCCTTGTAACGTTGTTCCTGGCGCTCAAGTTCCGCGCGCAGTTCGTCTTTCGTCACAGTGCTACCTGTTTGAGTTGAGATAAATTCTGGTGAAACGCGCTGCATCGAGTTTATTGACCGCACTCGTCGAAAGGACAATACCTGGCAGGCATTGGCCTTTGAATGATTGGGCAATCAACACTTCCATGTTGCAGGCGGCCACGGCACCAGAGAAAACAGCTGACGCAGCATCAGGTTCTTGTTCCAGCAAGCGCGTTGGCAAGGCATTTGAGATGAGCGCCGGGCGCTGGCTGCTGACAATGGCGATGGAACATCGCATTGCCGGGTAGCGCGTTCGGCAAGTAAGAAACCGACACGTCGCTGAGATGTATTATAGCGGCCGATCCGAAGAACACTATCACTGAGGAGTTAAAAGTGCTGCTGCGTGTGTGATGTTTTTGTTACCCGCAACTTTTTAACGGTCGTTAACCCATGTTTGGACGGCACGGTGCAGTGTTTTGTTTCTGGCGCCATTAAGTCGAACAAGTTATTGCTGCTACTTCTCAGTTGAAGGTTGCTGCAAGCACCGATGCGTCATTGAGCCTGGCCCAGGGTGAGCGATTGCGATTATCGGT from the Pseudomonas sp. N3-W genome contains:
- a CDS encoding inorganic phosphate transporter; translated protein: MIDLFSGLDAWVLVSLLLALAFVLAFEFINGFHDTANAVATVIYTKAMPPHLAVFFSGVFNFLGVLLGGVGVAYAIVHLLPVELLINVNTGHGLAMVFSLLAAAITWNLGTWYFGIPASSSHTLIGSILGVGLANALINDIPLADGVNWQKAIDIGASLVFSPMAGFIVAALVLVGLKWWRPLSKMHKTPDQRRKLDDKKHPPFWNRLVLVISAMAVSFVHGSNDGQKGIGLIMLVLIGIVPAQFVLDLSSTTYQIERTRDATLHLSQFYKRNADTLGEYLALGKSVEGDLPEKFRCNPQQTEPTITALLGTLKGVADYHSLTSDSRIEVRRYLLCLDDTARKVGKLPGLDAREKADLDKLRKDLTTTTEYAPFWVILAVALALGLGTMVGWKRVVLTIGEKIGKQGMTYAQGMSAQITTACMIGLANIFSLPVSTTHVLSSGVAGTMVANKSGLQGGTVKTILLAWVLTLPATVGLSAGLFWLASKALS